In Providencia alcalifaciens, the sequence GTTCTCCAGAATCTCGCTACTGCGAGTTAGATGTGGTTCCTGGTGAATTGAATCGCTATACATTAACAGGCTGCTTAACCCAGCGTAGTGAGCCATTACCGCTCGCATTTGCCGTGCAAAATGGAGCGAGCTATTCCGGTGCTATCGTCAAAAATGAATTACAGGTAGCGGGCATTGAATTGTCCGGCTCAGTTAAAAAACGCACTCAACAGACGCCGCAATCCCAAATACTCGTTAAAACTGAATCCAAGCCACTGCATGATCTATTAAAAATCATGCTAAAAAAGTCTGATAACATGATAGCGGATACGGTATTTAGAACGATTGGTCGTGATTATTACGGCGTTCCAGGTACCTGGCGCGCAGGCTCTGACGCAGTCAGGCAAGTCCTCAAGCAGAAAGCGGGTATTGATTTAGGAAACACAGTAATGGTGGATGGTTCTGGCTTATCTCGCCATAACTTGATTACTCCAGCGACCATGATGCAAGTTTTACAATTCATCGCTAAAAATGATCAGCAGCTCGATTACATTTCGATGCTACCACTTGCTGGGCACGATGGAACACTACGTTACCGTGGTGGTTTAGATGAGGCTGGAGTCAATGGCAAGGTGTCAGCGAAAACGGGGGCATTACAAGGGGTTTATAATCTTGCAGGCTTTATTACTACCGCAAGTGGGGAAAAAGTGGCATTCGTCCAGTTTATTTCTGCTTACGCGGTTCCACAGAGCCAATATAATAGCCGCCGTGTACCTTTAGTACGCTTTGAAAGCCGCCTCTATCGCGATCTTTACCAAAAGAACTGATCCCCCTGAAGATCCTGTTAAGATCTTCATAATAAAAAAGGCACAACCTTCGCAAGTTGTGCCTTTTTATGTGACTCAAAGATAATTATTTTTGGTAGATGAATTCAACGCCTTCGTCGTCATCTTCGTCCCAGTCATCATCCCAATCGTCATCAAGATCATCTGCACCAGATAACTGCTCTTTGTGGTAATCATCCCACATAAATTCAACTTTTTCTGGTTGGCTGTTTTCATCTTCAACAGCCATATCACGCGGCTGAGTATTCATAAACTCCATGATATCCCAGCACAGTGCTTTCACACCTTCGTGGTTTACCGCAGAGATCATATAATACTTATCTTCCCAGCCCATGCCTTTAGCAATTTCAGCTGCACGTTTAGCAGACTCTTCTTCGCCTAAGATATCCACTTTATTGAAGACTAACCAACGTGGTTTTTGTGCCAGCTTTTCACTGTATTTTTCTAACTCACCCACAATGATCTTGGCGTTTTCCACCGGATCAGATTCATCAATTGGGCAAATGTCGATAAGATGCAGTAATACACGACAACGCTCTAAGTGCTTCAGGAATTGGATCCCAAGGCCTGCACCTTCCGCAGCACCTTCGATCAACCCAGGAATATCCGCGACCACAAAGCTCTGTTCGTTATCCATACGTACCACACCAAGGCTTGGAACCAAGGTGGTGAATGGGTAATCTGCGACTTTTGGTTTCGCTGCTGATACTGAACGAATAAAGGTGGATTTACCCGCATTCGGCATACCCAGCATCCCGACGTCAGCAAGTAACATCAGCTCTAATAAGATTTCGCGAGTTTCACCTTTCGTTCCCATAGTACGCTGACGCGGTGCACGGTTAACGGAAGATTTAAAGCGAGTATTACCAAGTCCATGGAAACCGCCTTTAGCGACCATATGACGTTGATCGTGACGAGTCATGTCACAGAGTACTTCATTGGTGCCAAGATCGCGTACACGCGTTCCTACAGGGACTTTAACCGTGATGTCTGCACCACGCTTACCTGTACACTCACGGCTTTGGCCATTTTGACCACGTTCTGCACGAAATGATTTTTCAAAACGGTAGTCAATCAGTGTGTTGAGGTTTTCGTCTGCCTGTAAATAGACATCACCACCATCACCACCGTCACCACCGTCAGGTCCACCTTTCGGGATATATTTTTCACGGCGGAAGCTGACACAACCATTGCCACCATCTCCTGCCACGACCAAAATTTTGGCTTCATCTACAAATTTCATAATTCTTTCTCCGTCTGCTGGCCATTATAGTGCCTGATGGCGGTATTACCCAGAGATGGCATATTCTGAATATAAAAAGCCCCGCAAAAGGTTTTTGCAGGGCTTTAATTCAAAAATTAAAAGTCAGAAAACTTATTCAGCTTCGATGCTGATAAATTTACGATTGTTAGGACCTTTAACTTCAAATTTAACTTTACCGTCCGCTAATGCGAACAGAGTGTGGTCACGGCCACAACCAACGTTGTTACCTGCGTGGAACTTAGTACCACGTTGACGAACGATGATGCTACCTGCTAATACAGCTTCACCACCAAAACGTTTAACACCTAAACGTTTTGCTTCTGAGTCACGACCGTTACGAGTCGAACCACCAGCCTTTTTGTGTGCCATTAATCTGCTCTCCTAAATCTTAAGCGATGACAGTGATCTTAACATCAGTGAACCACTGACGGTGACCTTGCTGCTTACGGCTATGTTTACGACGACGGAACTTAACGATTTTAACTTTATCGCCACGACCGTGTGCAACCACTTCCGCTTTCACTTTAACGCCTTCAACGATAGGAGCACCGATTTGGATCTCATCGCCATTAGCAACCATCAGAACGTGATCAAATTCAACAGTTTCACCTGTTGCGATGTCCAGCTTTTCTAGGCGGACAGTTTGACCTTCGCTAACTCGGTGTTGTTTACCACCACTTTGGAAAACCGCGTACATATTAACTCCGCTTTCCGCGTACTCGCTAAATATTTCAATTCCTAGAGTACGCTATAAAATATTCACAATAGGGCGCGAATTCTACGCAAAAAAGCAGCAGAACACAAGCCTATAATGCAGTTAGATTACAAAAAATACGACTTTTTTATCGGCTCTATCTTTTTTCGGCTGATTTCTCGGGAATACCTTGAATTGTTACTTATTTAAACATTTTTTGCATTTCACCCGATAATCTTATAATTAATAGTGTTATGCTTACGCTATTACTGTGATATCGGTTTTCCCATTTTTGACTTAGGGAATTCCCCAAAAACTAATAATATGAATATATTACAATGAATTTAGAATCTATCGTTGAACTGACAGCCGAGGATATGTCAGCAGTAAATAAAGCGATCCTCGGCCAATTAAACTCAGACGTAGCACTAATCAATCAATTAGGTTATTACATCGTTAGCGGAGGCGGAAAAAGGATCCGTCCAATGATCGCGATCCTCGCAGGACGATCCCTTGGCTATTCTGAACACAAACATATTCAAGTTGCTGCATTAATCGAATTCATCCATACCGCCACTTTATTGCACGATGATGTTGTCGATGAATCTGATATGCGTCGTGGAAAACAGACAGCTAATGCTGTATTTGGTAATGCGGCAAGCGTATTAGTGGGTGACTTTATTTATACTCGATCCTTCCAAATGATGACGGATCTTGATTCGATGCGAGTTTTAAAACTGATGTCTGAAGCCACTAACGTGATCGCGGAAGGTGAAGTTTTACAATTAATGAACTGCAACGATCCTGACATTACTGAAGAGAGCTACATGCAAGTGATCTACAGTAAAACCGCGCGTCTATTTGAAGCGGCTTCCCACGCTTCCGCTATCTTAGCCAATGCCACACCAGAGCAAGAGAAAGCGCTGCAAGATTATGGCCGCTATATTGGGACGGCATTCCAGTTAGTTGACGATCTTCTGGATTATGATGCGGATAATACCCAGTTAGGCAAAAACACTGGCGATGATCTTGATGAAGGGAAACCAACGCTACCGCTATTACACGCAATGCAACATGGTAATACAGAAGAGTCAGCACTAATTAGGCAAGCAATTGAGCAAGGAAATGGTCGTCATCTGTTAGATACCGTCCTTGGCACAATGAAGCGCTGCGGTTCATTAGAATACACTTACCAGCGCGCGCAAGAAGAAGCACAAAAAGCCATTGATGCTTTAAATGCCATCGAAGACTCTGTATATAAAGAAGCATTAATTGGTTTAGCGCATGTCGCTATTCAGCGCCATTCATAATCACGATTAGAGTTCGAAACCAATATTAAAAAGGGTGAAAACAATTTCACCCTTTTTTCATGGTTATTCATCTTCTGGTTCAGGCTCGATTTTTGCCAATAGCGATGATAACCCGTGACGCAGAATATATTTCACAAACATTTTGCGCTCATCTTCCGTCAATTGATAATAAGCCTCAGACCAAATTTGCAGCGCATCAATACGTTGCACTTGATACGTTGCCGATGGCTCATGGAGTGACAGCTGACTTTGGATCTCACTCGGCAAGCTTTCCATATAGTATTCAACGGCCTTCCCTTGAACACCTCTTTTACGACGACTTTTCCAACCTTCCCTTCTTGCCATCAAGTTAATTCCCTGAGGTGAAGACGGAAGACCTTCTAATCCTGCTAATTCTTTCGCAGTGAACCACAATTTTTTCATAATATCACTTTTACGCTTAGCTTATATTTTGCAACCTGCTTTTGTCGCTATACCAAAGTTATTTTTCTAAAAATTTATTCGATTCAATACTGTATGTAATTTATGTATGGCTATTTTGATTAATAAGATGAATTAAAGCTAAAGCACCTTTGCGCATAATAAACGATAAGATCTTCACGCGTTCATCATGGGAAAGCTGGTTATAAGCCTCTTGCCAAATATGTGCATGTTCATCACGCTTAATTTGATAGCCTCTCGAAGTTTCATACATAACAGTGAACTCTTCGAGATCAATGGGAACCGAGCTAATATGGTATTCCAATGCTTTTCCTTGAATACCTCTTCGTTTTCGATTCAACCACTTTTCTCGCCTCGCCATGGCATTAATACCTTGGGTACTTGTTGGAAGCCCTTGGCGCCCTACGAGCTCTTTTGCTGTTAACCATTCCTTGCTCATTATCGACGCTCCTTGTCATTATGATGACGACTTCGATCAACTATAAACTTTCTTTATTTTCTTAATCGTTTCAATATCCATTTTAAATATTCAAATATAATAGTTAATAAATTATATTGATATCGATAGTTTCTTTTGTATATCTGCTAGTTATATCAATAACTTTGCATCAACTATTTTATACTGATGGATTTATAATGCTGATTAAGAAATTCATTCTTTTCATATAATTCAATACATTATTAAGAAATATAAATCTTCGCGATAAATAGAATAAATATAAGAAAATATAAAAAACAGAGAGCTAACTAAAATGAGTTATTTTTATTTTCAAAGTGTTAACTAAATTCACAATAATCATCTGAGCCTTTCTGTTATTTTCATAAAAGTAACGATAGTTTCATAAAAATGAATTTTTAGAAAAAATCAGAAATTATTATTGGGAAATTCTGTTATTTTATTTCCAATAACAGAACGATTGCACTGAATGTATCACAATACTCTGTTAGATGTACTACTAACTCTACATGATTCTGAGTGAAAAAAGGATTAAAAAATGATGTTACGGAAATCAAACTGGCACCCAGCAGATATCATTGCAGCTTTACGCAAACGTGGAACAACCCTAGCGGCGATTTCTCGCGAAGCAGGGCTGAGCTCATCAACGCTCGCGAATGCACTATCGAGACCTTGGCCTAAAGGTGAATGGATCATCGCAAATTTTTTAGGTATTCATCCATCAGAAATCTGGCCTAGTCGCTATTATGATCCAATGACGGGTGATTTATTAGAAAGAAAAGTTCGAGAAAAATCAAAAAAAATCAAGGAGAAAGGCGAATTAGAAAATAGGGAATCAGAAGAAGAAAATATCTAAAATCAGTCGCTATTTTTGATCAGAACTGAAAGATAAAACGCATTATCATTTTCTTTAAAAACAGCAAGGTTAATTCATTGTGCCTTTAAGGGGCTTTCCCTTATTTTGGTGGGTGAAAACTTACCGAGTATAAAAATAAAGGGCGGAATCGCATGAACGCAATTCCGCCCTTATTTAAGCGCTAAATCTTAATTGGCATTAGCCATTAATGAATTTTTCACCTAATTCGATATCTGCTTTCAGTACGCTTAACATCTCTTTCAGCGCTTTTTCTTCGAATGCACTTAATTTACCAATTGGTAAATGTTTTTCGATACCGTTTTTGCCTAATACAACAGGTTGAGCGAAGAAGCGAGCGTGTTCGCCTTCACCTTCAGTGTATACACACTCAACCACATTGCTTTCGCCTTGCAGACCACGGATCAAAGATAAGCCCAGACGTGCTGCTGCTTGACCCATAGACAGTGTTGCAGATCCGCCACCCGCTTTAGCTTCAACCACTTCAGTACCTGCGTTTTGAATACGCTTAGTCAATGCTGCGATTTCTTCATCAGTGAAGCTAACACCAGGAATTTGAGACAGTAATGGCAGAATTGTCACACCTGAGTGACCACCGATAACTGGCACTTCAACTTCGTGAGTTTTCTTACCTTTTAATTCAGCAACGAAAGTAT encodes:
- the dacB gene encoding serine-type D-Ala-D-Ala carboxypeptidase — encoded protein: MSLLTSTRKLIFTLGLAFITLQASAIPIDDYKQYLPDGTNLALVAQKVGSNTPLIDYNAQQMALPASTQKVVTALAALLQLGPDYRFVTNFETNGKLNNNTLSGDLVIRFSGDPTLTRQQIRNMVNALKQIGIHKIDGDLIVDISAFSSHDKAPGWVWNDMTQCFSAPPAAAIIDRNCFSVSLYPSDKAGEMAYIKTASFYPVNMFSEVKTLAKGSPESRYCELDVVPGELNRYTLTGCLTQRSEPLPLAFAVQNGASYSGAIVKNELQVAGIELSGSVKKRTQQTPQSQILVKTESKPLHDLLKIMLKKSDNMIADTVFRTIGRDYYGVPGTWRAGSDAVRQVLKQKAGIDLGNTVMVDGSGLSRHNLITPATMMQVLQFIAKNDQQLDYISMLPLAGHDGTLRYRGGLDEAGVNGKVSAKTGALQGVYNLAGFITTASGEKVAFVQFISAYAVPQSQYNSRRVPLVRFESRLYRDLYQKN
- the cgtA gene encoding Obg family GTPase CgtA, with translation MKFVDEAKILVVAGDGGNGCVSFRREKYIPKGGPDGGDGGDGGDVYLQADENLNTLIDYRFEKSFRAERGQNGQSRECTGKRGADITVKVPVGTRVRDLGTNEVLCDMTRHDQRHMVAKGGFHGLGNTRFKSSVNRAPRQRTMGTKGETREILLELMLLADVGMLGMPNAGKSTFIRSVSAAKPKVADYPFTTLVPSLGVVRMDNEQSFVVADIPGLIEGAAEGAGLGIQFLKHLERCRVLLHLIDICPIDESDPVENAKIIVGELEKYSEKLAQKPRWLVFNKVDILGEEESAKRAAEIAKGMGWEDKYYMISAVNHEGVKALCWDIMEFMNTQPRDMAVEDENSQPEKVEFMWDDYHKEQLSGADDLDDDWDDDWDEDDDEGVEFIYQK
- the rpmA gene encoding 50S ribosomal protein L27, with product MAHKKAGGSTRNGRDSEAKRLGVKRFGGEAVLAGSIIVRQRGTKFHAGNNVGCGRDHTLFALADGKVKFEVKGPNNRKFISIEAE
- the rplU gene encoding 50S ribosomal protein L21, with product MYAVFQSGGKQHRVSEGQTVRLEKLDIATGETVEFDHVLMVANGDEIQIGAPIVEGVKVKAEVVAHGRGDKVKIVKFRRRKHSRKQQGHRQWFTDVKITVIA
- the ispB gene encoding octaprenyl diphosphate synthase translates to MNLESIVELTAEDMSAVNKAILGQLNSDVALINQLGYYIVSGGGKRIRPMIAILAGRSLGYSEHKHIQVAALIEFIHTATLLHDDVVDESDMRRGKQTANAVFGNAASVLVGDFIYTRSFQMMTDLDSMRVLKLMSEATNVIAEGEVLQLMNCNDPDITEESYMQVIYSKTARLFEAASHASAILANATPEQEKALQDYGRYIGTAFQLVDDLLDYDADNTQLGKNTGDDLDEGKPTLPLLHAMQHGNTEESALIRQAIEQGNGRHLLDTVLGTMKRCGSLEYTYQRAQEEAQKAIDALNAIEDSVYKEALIGLAHVAIQRHS
- a CDS encoding DNA-binding protein is translated as MKKLWFTAKELAGLEGLPSSPQGINLMARREGWKSRRKRGVQGKAVEYYMESLPSEIQSQLSLHEPSATYQVQRIDALQIWSEAYYQLTEDERKMFVKYILRHGLSSLLAKIEPEPEDE
- a CDS encoding DNA-binding protein, which translates into the protein MSKEWLTAKELVGRQGLPTSTQGINAMARREKWLNRKRRGIQGKALEYHISSVPIDLEEFTVMYETSRGYQIKRDEHAHIWQEAYNQLSHDERVKILSFIMRKGALALIHLINQNSHT
- a CDS encoding helix-turn-helix domain-containing protein, which translates into the protein MMLRKSNWHPADIIAALRKRGTTLAAISREAGLSSSTLANALSRPWPKGEWIIANFLGIHPSEIWPSRYYDPMTGDLLERKVREKSKKIKEKGELENRESEEENI
- the mdh gene encoding malate dehydrogenase, with the translated sequence MKVAVLGAAGGIGQALALLLKNQLPAGSELSLYDIAPVTPGVAADLSHIPTDVKVVGFAGEDATPALKGADVVLISAGVARKPGMDRSDLFNVNAGIVRNLVQQIAVTCPKALIGIITNPVNTTVAIAAEVLKKAGVYDKNRLFGVTTLDIIRSNTFVAELKGKKTHEVEVPVIGGHSGVTILPLLSQIPGVSFTDEEIAALTKRIQNAGTEVVEAKAGGGSATLSMGQAAARLGLSLIRGLQGESNVVECVYTEGEGEHARFFAQPVVLGKNGIEKHLPIGKLSAFEEKALKEMLSVLKADIELGEKFING